A DNA window from Vigna unguiculata cultivar IT97K-499-35 chromosome 10, ASM411807v1, whole genome shotgun sequence contains the following coding sequences:
- the LOC114165897 gene encoding uncharacterized protein At4g13200, chloroplastic, with amino-acid sequence MNTVLSPSPFTALSKTNVSFCPLFSSNFAVPSSSKLSRIELPRKRGSQNTALRCSIWPGGPGSGDSDSSNRSILDAFFLGKAVAEALNERIESTVGEILSTVGRLQAEQQKQVQDFQEDVLERAKRAKEKAAREAMEARGLTSKSAVETKIADSDSYKTSNSAVDPVTSVLSTDASEADIESTDE; translated from the exons ATGAACACTGTACTTTCACCTTCACCCTTTACTGCGTTGTCCAAAACCAATGTTTCTTTTTGTCCCTTATTTTCTTCCAATTTCGCTGTTCCCTCGTCTTCCAAATTATCGCGCATTGAACTTCCCCGCAAAAGGGGTTCTCAAAACACTGCACTTCGATGTAGCATCTGGCCCGGTGGCCCTGGCTCGG GTGACAGTGATAGCAGCAACAGAAGCATCCTGGATGCATTTTTCTTGGGAAAAGCTGTAGCTGAAGCACTAAATGAGCGCATTGAATCCACAGTTGGTGAGATTTTGAGCACCGTTGGTAGATTGCAAGCTGAACAACAGAAGCAAGTGCAGGACTTTCAG GAAGATGTGTTGGAAAGAGCCAAAAGAGCGAAGGAAAAAGCTGCACGTGAAGCTATGGAGGCACGAGGACTCACTTCAAAGTCTGCAGTTGAGACAAAAATCGCAGATTCAGACAGTTACAAAACTTCAAATTCTGCAGTAGATCCAGTCACTTCTGTTCTGTCTACTGATGCATCCGAAGCAGATATTGAATCTACAGATGAATGA